A stretch of Colletotrichum lupini chromosome 2, complete sequence DNA encodes these proteins:
- a CDS encoding tannase and feruloyl esterase — MLEKTSFPQGRLKSAEIQFMAKPSHNLAELLQCLADFYVRVLDCENMCSLFLFNGPEGLMSYPFRPSAATIIANDRASNLFEASISYDGQVRGLACIYWYRYAISNDSNWDAMTLRPENYTIASEPRWQASLLDGLADGVLSSENSHRYYEYVSQIMGMNSEALDDFYRVFRISGMSHCGSGNGATFISHQSASTASLALEENVLMAMVRWIESEVAPDTIMGTRYKNGTSDSGVDFKHRHCRWPYHNVYQGVGDYKDPDTWNQRNESNNSPMSSFVLQHDYCLYVVTDKCQGEYSLAHRLRHSTKEASFPVCKAAQMGRKLIRHIVLATFLLHHSLNLVSNRRNFDFLVSYARRSTSDGTIPIKR, encoded by the exons ATGCTTGAGAAGACTAGCTTCCCGCAAGGCCGCCTAAAATCTGCCGAAATCCAATTCATGGCCA AACCATCGCATAACCTCGCTGAGTTATTGCAATGTCTTGCCGATTTTTATGTAAGGGTTCTAGACTGCGAGAATATGTGCTCTCTTTTCCTT TTCAATGGTCCGGAGGGGCTGATGTCATACCCGTTTCGGCCGAGTGCAGCCACTATCATTGCCAACGACAGGGCCTCAAACCTATTCGAGGCTTCAATCAGCTATGATGGGCAGGTCCG AGGCTTGGCATGCATCTATTGGTATCGTTATGCCATTTCAAACGACTCCAACTGGGATGCTATGACCCTCCGTCCGGAGAACTACACCATTGCTTCTG AACCGCGGTGGCAAGCTTCTCTACTGGACGGTTTAGCCGATGGCGTTCTGTCGAGTGAGAACTCCCATCGATATTACGAATATGTCTCGCAAATTATGGGCATGAACTCAGAGGCTCTTGACGATTTCTACCGAGTTTTCCGTATATCTGGCATGTCCCATTGCGGCAGCGGTAATGGGGCGACCTTTATCAGCCACCAGTCAGCAAGCACTGCCAGTCTGGCACTGGAGGAAAACGTGCTGATGGCGATGGTTCGATGGATTGAGAGCGAAGTGGCTCCAGACACCATCATGGGGACCCGGTACAAGAATGGCACCAGTGACAGTGGTGTTGATTTCAAACATAGACATTGCAGGTGGCCATACCACAACGTGTACCAAGGCGTTGGCGACTACAAAGATCCTGATACTTGGAA TCAAAGAAACGAGTCAAATAATAGCCCCATGAGCTCCTTTGTCCTACAACATGATTATTGCCTTTATGTTGTGACAGACAAGTGTCAAGGTGAATACTCACTGGCTCACCGCCTGAGGCACTCAACAAAGGAAGCTTCCTTCCCTGTCTGTAAGGCAGCTCAAATGGGACGGAAGTTGATCCGTCACATTGTCCTAGCTACCTTCCTTCTCCATCACAGTCTCAACCTGGTGAGCAATCGCCGCAACTTTGACTTCCTCGTCTCATACGCCAGACGATCTACCTCGGACGGCACAATCCCAATAAAGCGATGA